GACCGAGCCGAGCTCCTTGGCGAACTCCGCGCGCTCGTACATGTCCTCCATCGTCGCGGCGGTGACGTTGAGGTACGTACCCTTCACCTCGCCCGAGGCGGCTTGCGCGCGGTTCACGGCCTCCATGCAATAGAGGAAGCGGTCGCGCCAGTGCATGAACGGCTGCGAGTTGATGTTCTCGTCGTCCTTGGTGAAGTCGAGCCCGCCCTTCAGCGCCTCGTAGACCACGCGGCCGTAGTTGCGACCGGAGAGGCCGAGCTTCGGCTTCACCGTTGCCCCTAACAGCGGCCGGCCGAACTTGTCGAGCCGCTCGCGCTCGACCACGATGCCGGTGGCGGGCCCCTGGAACGTCTTCACATAGGCGACCGGGAAGCGCATGTCCTCGAGCCGCAAGGCCTTCAGCGGCTTGAAGCCGAAGACGTTGCCGATGATCGAGGCAGAGAGGTTCGCGATCGAGCCCGGCTCGAACAGGTCGAGATCGTAGGCGATATAGGCGAAATACGAGCCCGGCGAGCCCGGCACCGGATCGACGCGGTAGCACTTGGCGCGATATTTCTCCGCCGCGGTCAGGCGATCGGTCCACACCACCGTCCAGGTCGCGGTCGAAGATTCACCGGCGACCGCGGCCGAAGCCTCAATCGGGTCGACACCCTCCTGCGGCGTCACCCGGAACAACGCGATGACGTCGGTGTCCTTCGGCACATAGTCGGGCTCCCAATAGCCCATGCGCTTGTATTCCATGACGCCGGAGCGATAGCGCTCTTTGCCGCGGACCGTGCCTGCATGTGCGTTCATGTCTCTCTCCTGCTCTTCTCTCTGCTCTTTCCAATTGATTAGGCCGCGACGGGTTCGCGGGCGTCGATGCGCGGGTCCAATTCGCCGGCGCGGTATCGCCGCGCCATGTCGCTCATGGGAATGACCTTGATCTTGCCGGCATGGCCTGCGGTGCCGAACTGCTCGAAACGCTCGCGGCAGAGATCGCGCATCGCATCCATCGCGGGTTTCAGGAATTTGCGCGGATCGAACTCCGAACGCGCCTGCGACGCCACTTTGCGGAACACCGCGGTCATCGCCAGGCGGCAGTCGGTATCGATATTGACCTTGCGCACGCCGCTCTTGATGCCGCGGACGATCTCCTCCACCGGTACGCCCCAGGTCTGCGGCATCTCGCCGCCGAACTGATTGAACATGTCCTGGAGCGGCTGCGGCACCGACGAGGAGCCATGCATGACAAGGTGTGTGTTCGGCAGCCGGCGATGGATCTCCTCGACCACCCGCATCGCCAGGATGTCGCCATCCGGCTTGCGGCTGAACTTGTAGGCGCCGTGCGAGGTACCCATTGCGATCGCGAGCGCATCGACCTTGGTGGCGCGGACGAAGTCGACGGCCTGGTCGGGATCGGTCAGCAACTGGTCGTGGCTGACCTTGCCCTCGACGCCGTGACCGTCCTCCTGCTCGCCGCCGCCATGCTCGAGCGAGCCGAGCACGCCGAGCTCGCCTTCCACGGAGGCGCCGACCCAATGCGCGAGGTCGACGACGCGGCGGGTGATCGCGACGTTGTAGTCGTAGTCGGCCGCCGTCTTGGCGTCGGCCTTCAGCGAGCCGTCCATCATGACCGAGGTAAAGCCATGGGCGATCGCGGACGCGCAGGTCGCTTCGTCGTTGCCGTGGTCCTGGTGCATGCAGAGCGGGATGTCCGGATAGGTCCGCTCCAACGCATCGATCATGTGCGAGAGCATGAGATCGCCGGCATAGCTACGCGCGCCGCGCGAAGCCTGGATGATCACGGGCGCATCGACCTCGGCCGCCGCCTGCATGATAGCGATGCCCTGCTCCATGTTGTTGATGTTGAACGCCGGAACGGCATAGCCGTGGTGAGCTGCGTGATCGAGCAGTTGCCGAAGGGTAATGCGTGCCAAGGGAGTTCTCCTATTTGCCTGCGTTGGCGCGGTCGACCGAGCGCCTGGCCGCCCCTGCAACGCTCTGTGGTGTGATGTTGAATTCGCGATACAGCACCGGCGCCGGCGCAGAGGCGCCGAAGCCGCGCATGCCGACGAATTCGCCGTCCGCACCGATCCAGCGCGGCCAGTCTCCAAGGACGGCGGCTTCGATGCCGACGCGCGGCGCGGCGCCCAGCACGGCGGCGCGGTACTCCTCGCTCTGCTCCTCGAACAGCGCAAAGCACGGCGCCGAGACCACGGCCGCACGAATGTGCTCGGTCGCAAGCAGGCGCGCGGCCTCGATCGCGATCGAAACCTCCGAGCCGGTTGCGATCAGCGTCACATCGCGGCCCCCATCAGGCGTGACGACGAGATAGGCGCCGCGCGCGACGCGGTTCGTGCCGCGCGCATCGCTGCGGAAGGTCGGCAAGGCCTGGCGCGACAGGCACAGCACGGAGGGGCGCGTCGTCGCCTCCAGCGCGCAGTCCCACGCCTCCAGCGTCTCCACGGCGTCCGCGGGACGAAACACCAGCAGATTTGGAATCACGCGGAGCGCCGCGAGATGCTCGACCGGCTGGTGCGTCGGGCCGTCCTCGCCAAGACCGATGGAGTCATGGGTCATCACATGGATAACGCGCAGCCGCATCAGGGCTGCAAGGCGGATCGCCGGCCGGCTGTAGTCGGAGAAGGCGAGGAACGTGCCGCCATAGGGGATAAAGCCGCCATGCAGCGCAATGCCGTTCATCGCCGCCGCCATGCCGTGCTCGCGAATACCGTAATGGATGTAATCGCCGGCGAACCTGCCGCGCGTGACGGGAACCTGCGTCTTGGCATGCGTCAGATTCGAATGGGTCAGGTCGGCCGAGCCGCCGATCAGCCCGGGTAGCGACGGCGCGATGCCGTCGAGCACCTGTTGCGAGGCCTGCCGCGTCGCAAGCTTCGGACGCTCGGTGGCAAAACGGTCGCGCAATTTCGCCGACGCCTGGGCATAGGCGCTCGGCAGGGCCAGAACCTTGCCCTCGATGAACAGCTCGCGCTGCGCAGGGCTCGCGCCCTCATAGCGATCGAGCCAGGCGAGACGGTCGACCTGCCCGCGCTGCCCGATCATGCGCCACGCCTTGAAGATCGGGATCGGCACCACGAAGGGCTGATAGTCCCAGCCAAGAGTCCGACGGGCGGCCGCCGTCTGCTCAGTGCCGAGCGGCGCGCCATGCGCCTTCTCGGTGCCCTGACGGTCCGGCGCGCCATAGCCGATGATGGTGCGGCAGGCGATCAGCGACGGCCTTGCGGTATGGCGCTCTTCCGCGATCGCCTGCGCAACCGCCTCAGGATCATGCCCATCGACGCGGCGAACCGACCAGCCGGAGGCGGCGAAACGCGCGAGTTGATCGTCCGAGGTCGCAAGCGAGGTCGGCCCGTCGATGGAAATGCCATTGTCGTCGAACAGCACGATGAGACGGCCGAGCTGGAGATGACCGGCGAGCGAGATCGCCTCCTGGCTGATGCCTTCCATCAGGCAGCCATCGCCGGCGATCACATAGGTGAAGTGATCGACGAGGCCATCGCCATGCTGCGCGTTGGCCATGCGCTCGGCGAGCGCCATGCCGACCGCGGTGGCGATCCCCTGCCCGAGCGGGCCCGTTGTGGTCTCGACGCCCGGCGTGTGGCCGTATTCCGGATGCCCCGGCGTCTTCGAGCCCCATTGCCGGAATGCCCTGATGTCGTCGAGGCTGACGGCACCGCCGGTGAGATAGAGCAGCGCGTAGAGCAGCATCGAGCCGTGGCCGGCCGACAGCACGAAGCGATCGCGGTCCGGCCAGTTGGGATGCGCCGCGTCGAATTTGAGGAAGCGCGAGAACAGCACGGTCGCGACGTCGGCCATGCCCATGGGCAGGCCGGGATGGCCAGACTGCGATTGCTCGATGGCATCGACCGCAAGGAAGCGGACGGCGTTGGCGAGATCGGCATGGCTGACCGCGCTGAGGTCGGCTTCGGCATGAACCGAGATGTTCATCGGACCCTCCCGTTGTTGTCGTTGTTGTGCGTCACTTCATGCTTCGCTTGCGCTCGATGAGCTGCATGATCAAAGGCGTCAGGATGAGCTGCATCGCGAGATCGAGCTTGGCACCCGGGCAAACGATCGAGTTGGCACGCGACATCCAACTGTGCGGCAGCATCGAGAGCAGATAGGGGAAGTCGATGCCGCGCGGGTTCTTGAAGCGGATCACGACCATCGATTCGTCAGGTGTCGGGATCCAGCGCGCGATGAAGGGATTGGACGTGTCGACCGTCGGCACGCGCTGGAAGTTGATGTCGGTCTCGGTGAATTGCGGGCAGATGTAGTGGATGTAGTCCGGCATCCGCCGCAAAATGGTGTCGGTGACGGCCTCGGTCGAATAGCCCCGCGCGCTGCGGTCGCGGTGCAGCTTCTGGATCCATTCGAGATTGATGACGGGCACGACGCCGATCTTCAGGTCGGCATAGCGCGCGACATTGACCTTGTCGGTGACGACGGCGCCATGCAGGCCCTCGTAGAACAAGAGGTCGGAATTCTCCGGCAGCCGCTCCCATTCGGTGAAGGTGCCGGGAGGTGCGCCGTGCAACGCAGACTCCTCGGCATCGTGGATGTAGTGGCGTGTCACCGCGGTGCCGGTCTCGCCATAGTCGCGGAACGCCCGCTCCAGTTCCTCGAACAGATTGGTCTCGGGGCTGAAATGGCTGAAGTGCTTGTTGCCGCACTCCGCCTCCTTCGCCATCTGCGTGCGCATCTCGGCGCGGTCGTAGCGGTGGAACGCGTCGCCCTCGATGTAGACGGCATTGACGCGTTCGCGGAAGAAGATCTGCTCAAAAGTCTTCTTGACCGAAGTCGTTCCGGCGCCGGAGGAGCCGGTGATCGAGATGATCGGATGCTTCCTGGACATGCGCTATTCTCCTCACAGCCGGAAGAAGCCGCGCCGCGCGAACAGCGGCGCCGACACGCTCGCGACCAGCAGCGGATCGCAATGCAGCTCCTCGACGCGCCGCACCTCATGGTGCGAGCCCATGATCAGCGGCACGCGCTGGTGCAGATTGTGCGCGGCGAGATCGAGGATGCGCTCGCGCCCGGTCGAGGCCGCCCCGCCGGCCTGCTCCATGATGAAGGCCATCGGATGCGCCTCGTAGGTCAGGCGCAGCCGGCCGTCGCCGTAACCGGGACGCGCATCGGACGGATAGAGAAACACGCCGCCGCGAGTCAGGATGCGATAGGATTCCGCGACGAGTGAGGCGACCCAGCGCATGTTGAAATTGCGGTTCGCCGGACCGTCCACGCCGGCGAGGCATTCGTCGACGAAGGCGCGCACCGGCGCATCCCAGTGCCGGCGGTTCGAGGCGTTGATTGCGAACTCGTCTGCCGTCTCGGGGATCTGCACGCCCCGCCGCGCCAGGCGGAAAGAGCGCGTGCGATCCAGCGTGAAGACGTCAACGCCGTCGCCGAGCGTCAGCACCAGCGAGGTCTGGGGACCATAGGTGACGAAGCCCGCCGCAAGCTGCGCGGAGCCGCGCTGGTGGAAGGCAAGGCCAAGATCATCGGGAGCCGGCAGGATCGAGAAGATCGTGCCGACCGTCATGTTGATGTCGATATTGGAGGACCCGTCGAGCGGATCGATCGCGACGCAGATTTTTGCCGCGCGGTCGACGATCTGAGGCTCGCGCATCTCCTCCGAGGCAAGCGCAGCGATCGACGCTTTGCCGAGGCAGCGGCGCAGGACTGCATCCGCCCGCAGGTCGAGGTCGCGCTGCAGATCGCCGTCGCTGTTGCAGCCGGTGGTCAGACCCGAGGCATCGGACAACTGACCGGTGCCGGTGAGGTCGGCGATCTCGATCGCGGCGGCGGCGATGGCATCGACCGCGGCCGCCACGGCCAGCGCCTCGGGCGCGGTTTCAGAATACCGTTGAAGATAGTCGTCCAGCCTGAGTTGCCCGGTCATCTTGCGTCCATCCCCTCGCGGCTGCCGCTATCCTTGTTCCCGGATCAGGGAGTGGAGCGGCTGGTCCCAGCACGAAGAAATTGACAGAGCCGAACTAATAAGGAAAATTTCTATTCATAATGAGCGCCAAAGAATTTTCTTATAATAGCCATCCGGCGACCCAGCTCCGGCATCTGACGATCCGGCAGCTCCGGTCGCTCGCAGCGCTGTCGGCCAAGGGCAGCGTGACGGCGGCCTCGACACATCTCGGGCTGACGCAGCCGGCGGTCACCCAGCAACTCCGGCAATTGCAGGATCTGGCGGGGCTGCCCCTGGTGCAGCGGACCGGCGACGGCATGCTGCTGACGGAAGCGGGCAAGGAGGTGCTGGCGCTCGCCGATCGCGTCGAAGCCGCGATCGCGGATTGCCAGGGCGCGCTCGATCTTCTGGCGGGGCGAACCGGCGGCACGGTGCATCTCGGCGCGGTCTCGACCGCCAAATACTTCGTGCCGCACGCGATCGCGGCGTTCTCGCAGCGCTATCCGAAGATCGAGATCAAGCTGACCATTGGCAATCGCGAGGAGATCCGCGAGGCCATGCACGGCTACGATCTCGATTTCGCGGTGATGGGTCGGCCACCGGCCGACGTCACGGTCGACGTGCGCCAGCTGGGGCGCAACCCGCACATCATCGTCGCGCGGAAGGGGCACTGGCTGGCGAAGGATTCCGGCCTCAACCTGACCGACCTCGTCCACGAGACTTTCCTCACCCGCGAGCCTGGATCCGGTACTCGGACGCTGATGGAAGGCATGTTCCAGAAGTCGGATCTCGAGCCGATCATCGGCATGGAGATGAGCAGCAACGAGACCATCAAGCAGGCGGTGATCGCAGGCCTCGGCGTCGCGTTCATCTCCGCGCATACGGTGGCGCATGAGCTCGCCGAGGGCCGTCTCATCATCCTCGACGTCGCTGGCCTGCCGATCGTCCGGCAATGGTACGTGATCCGCCGCAGCGACAAGGTGCTGCTGCCACCGGCGCAGGCGATGTTCGATTTTCTGGGCTCGGAGGGCTCGAACTACCTGCCTGACGTGCCGGAATTGCGTGGACGGTAGATCCCGCCCGCGGTTGCCCTCACCGGCCGACATTGGGCCAACTTTAGGAAAGCCCGTATCGGCTCCTTAAGCCTGGCGTCGGCCGCTGTCGCAGCTTCCGTTTTTGCGACGCGCAAATGCAATTCTCTTAAGGATTGCCCGGCATCATGATTGAGCGTGCGGCGGCACGCCAGCGCGACGGCCCGCACGGACATGTCAACGCTTCCGGGACGACGATCCAACCATGCCCCCCAGGACATTCGATCTCGCGCACCCCTCGGATTCGAAGCGGACGATGCATGTGGGCGCCATACTTGCGGCGCTGGCGATCGCCGTTCTCGCCAAGACGGCCTGGTTCTCGGGGGCCGGTGCACAGCAGCCGCGCGGCCTCGTCGATTTCGACGACTTCTATCTCGTCGCGCAGAAGGTTTGGTCCGGCGATGTCGCCCAGGCCTACCAGCTCGACAAGCTCCTCCAGATGCAGATCGAGACGTTCGGCATCTCGAACTTCATGCCGTGGGCCTACCCGCCGCAGTTCGACCTCATGATCGCGCCGCTCGCGCTGCTGCCGCTCGGCGCGGCATACTTGCTGTTCACGGCCGCAACGCTCGCCTTTTATCTCGCGACATTGCGGTTGCTTGCAGGGAATGCCTTCGCGCTGCTGCTGGTCGTGCTGCTTCCGGCCCTCGCCGTGACGCTCGATTGCGGCCAGAACGGATTTTTGACCGGAGGGTTGATCGGACTCATCTGCCTCAACGTCGAGCGGAAACAGATATTCGCACAGATCATCGCCGGCCTTGCGCTCGCAGCGATGGTCATCAAGCCGCATCTGGCGGCGACCATGGTCGCCTATCTCGTGCTGACGCGAAGGTGGATGGCGCTGGCGACGGCTGCGATCGTCGTGCTGACGAGCTCGCTGTTCTGCACGCTGCTGTTCGAGCCCCAAATCTGGACTGCGTTCTTCGGCGCGATCAGGGACCAGGCCGCCTATCTCGCCCAGGGCGACCTTCCGCTCTATCGCATGATTTCGTTCTACGCGGCTCTACATTCGCTCGGCGCGGCCCCTTCCTTCGCCTTCGCAGGACAGATCATCGTCGCGAGCCTTGCGTTGCTGTCGATCGTGCTTGCCGTCGCGCGCGAGGCGCAGCCGCGCACCGCGCTCGGGGCCGCGACTCTGGCTTCGGTGATGGTAACCCCCTATGCCTATGACTACGATCTTCCGATCGCAGGCATTGGTCTTGCGCTGCTGCTTCCGGATCTTCTCAAGGCTGCAAACGCCCGCGAGCGGGGCGCCATCTACGGGCTGATCTTCGTTGCCGGCAGTTACGGCATGCTGCTGGCCGCCGGCCTGCGACTGTTCTACGACCCGCGCACGGCGGTGAGCCCCCCGCTGATTCCCTCGCTCGGCGGTCTCGCGATGGTTGCCTTACTAGCGCTGGTCCTGCTTCGGCTGCGGTTGTGGCCGAGCCCGGATCCGATGGCCAAGGCGAGTCCCTGACCCGCAAGTACTACTGCGAATTCGGCGCGACCGTCTTGTCGGTTGCCTTGAGGCCACCGCCATTGATCATCGTCACGGTCTGACGACAGAGATCGGCAAGACCGATCAACAGCACGCTGAACAGGAAGAACAGATTGATGTCATGCGCGTCGGCACGGGTCAGCGGGCTGAACTCGAAGAAGGGCGGCATGAAGGCCCACCAGACCAGCGGAACGGTGAGCAGGATGGCGAGCGCCGCCGCAGGTGCTCCCGCAACGATCCCCACGATGAAGACAGCCGGCAGGAACGCGGCGAAATAGAGCTGGGCGCCAAAGAGAACGCAAACACCCTGGAAGCCGGCCGAAGCTGCCAACACAATGACGGCGAACCCAAAGGCCTGCCAGGACCACGGCTGCATTTTCGGTCCAAAGAACGTTTCCGGGCGACCCATTGGAAATCCCCTTTTGCGCCGCGAACGCGGCTGAGGTTCCAGTCAAGCTAGCACACCTGTTCCGGGCCCGCGATAGTTGTGCAGTGCGGAAATGAGCCATGCGGGGCCGTGGTAAATGGCCACCGCTGCAAAAAGTCGAAAACAACCCCATGCAAAGTAGAAATGGCCTGTCGGCCAGGGGGCTTGCAGCCCGGGCGCGGCGGCCTTAGCCCTCACGCCGCCATCAGTTCCATGCGGGCTTCGGCAGGCCTGGACCAGCGTCGATCGCCGCCGGCGAAGTAGGCCTCGAGCTCGGCCAGCGCGCGGGATTCCCACTCGCTCGCCTGCTCCAGCAGAGACCAGCTCTGACGCGGCCGGAACGCGGCCGTCTGGCGGTGCAATGACGCGATCGCCCGATAGCGCCGTACGTTCTCCAGGATGGCTTGCCCGTCCATATCAAAACTCCCCAATTCCCATTCGCGGAGCCCAAGGTGCGTCAGAACCTTTTTCGATTCGTTAGCGGCGGACGCAGACGCGGCGGATAGTTTCCGAATCCTTGCCCGCGCCGCCAAACGC
This region of Bradyrhizobium sp. CCGUVB1N3 genomic DNA includes:
- a CDS encoding form I ribulose bisphosphate carboxylase large subunit is translated as MNAHAGTVRGKERYRSGVMEYKRMGYWEPDYVPKDTDVIALFRVTPQEGVDPIEASAAVAGESSTATWTVVWTDRLTAAEKYRAKCYRVDPVPGSPGSYFAYIAYDLDLFEPGSIANLSASIIGNVFGFKPLKALRLEDMRFPVAYVKTFQGPATGIVVERERLDKFGRPLLGATVKPKLGLSGRNYGRVVYEALKGGLDFTKDDENINSQPFMHWRDRFLYCMEAVNRAQAASGEVKGTYLNVTAATMEDMYERAEFAKELGSVIVMIDLVIGYTAIQSMAKWARRNDMILHLHRAGHSTYTRQKSHGVSFRVIAKWMRLAGVDHIHAGTVVGKLEGDPNTTRGYYDVCREDFNPMKLEHGLFFDQPWASLNKMMPVASGGIHAGQMHQLLDLLGEDVVLQFGGGTIGHPMGIAAGAIANRVALEAMILARNEGRDYVHEGPEILAKAAQTCTPLKAALDVWKDVTFNYQSTDTPDFVPTALETV
- the fba gene encoding class II fructose-bisphosphate aldolase (catalyzes the reversible aldol condensation of dihydroxyacetonephosphate and glyceraldehyde 3-phosphate in the Calvin cycle, glycolysis, and/or gluconeogenesis), with product MARITLRQLLDHAAHHGYAVPAFNINNMEQGIAIMQAAAEVDAPVIIQASRGARSYAGDLMLSHMIDALERTYPDIPLCMHQDHGNDEATCASAIAHGFTSVMMDGSLKADAKTAADYDYNVAITRRVVDLAHWVGASVEGELGVLGSLEHGGGEQEDGHGVEGKVSHDQLLTDPDQAVDFVRATKVDALAIAMGTSHGAYKFSRKPDGDILAMRVVEEIHRRLPNTHLVMHGSSSVPQPLQDMFNQFGGEMPQTWGVPVEEIVRGIKSGVRKVNIDTDCRLAMTAVFRKVASQARSEFDPRKFLKPAMDAMRDLCRERFEQFGTAGHAGKIKVIPMSDMARRYRAGELDPRIDAREPVAA
- the tkt gene encoding transketolase, which translates into the protein MNISVHAEADLSAVSHADLANAVRFLAVDAIEQSQSGHPGLPMGMADVATVLFSRFLKFDAAHPNWPDRDRFVLSAGHGSMLLYALLYLTGGAVSLDDIRAFRQWGSKTPGHPEYGHTPGVETTTGPLGQGIATAVGMALAERMANAQHGDGLVDHFTYVIAGDGCLMEGISQEAISLAGHLQLGRLIVLFDDNGISIDGPTSLATSDDQLARFAASGWSVRRVDGHDPEAVAQAIAEERHTARPSLIACRTIIGYGAPDRQGTEKAHGAPLGTEQTAAARRTLGWDYQPFVVPIPIFKAWRMIGQRGQVDRLAWLDRYEGASPAQRELFIEGKVLALPSAYAQASAKLRDRFATERPKLATRQASQQVLDGIAPSLPGLIGGSADLTHSNLTHAKTQVPVTRGRFAGDYIHYGIREHGMAAAMNGIALHGGFIPYGGTFLAFSDYSRPAIRLAALMRLRVIHVMTHDSIGLGEDGPTHQPVEHLAALRVIPNLLVFRPADAVETLEAWDCALEATTRPSVLCLSRQALPTFRSDARGTNRVARGAYLVVTPDGGRDVTLIATGSEVSIAIEAARLLATEHIRAAVVSAPCFALFEEQSEEYRAAVLGAAPRVGIEAAVLGDWPRWIGADGEFVGMRGFGASAPAPVLYREFNITPQSVAGAARRSVDRANAGK
- a CDS encoding phosphoribulokinase yields the protein MSRKHPIISITGSSGAGTTSVKKTFEQIFFRERVNAVYIEGDAFHRYDRAEMRTQMAKEAECGNKHFSHFSPETNLFEELERAFRDYGETGTAVTRHYIHDAEESALHGAPPGTFTEWERLPENSDLLFYEGLHGAVVTDKVNVARYADLKIGVVPVINLEWIQKLHRDRSARGYSTEAVTDTILRRMPDYIHYICPQFTETDINFQRVPTVDTSNPFIARWIPTPDESMVVIRFKNPRGIDFPYLLSMLPHSWMSRANSIVCPGAKLDLAMQLILTPLIMQLIERKRSMK
- a CDS encoding class 1 fructose-bisphosphatase; this translates as MTGQLRLDDYLQRYSETAPEALAVAAAVDAIAAAAIEIADLTGTGQLSDASGLTTGCNSDGDLQRDLDLRADAVLRRCLGKASIAALASEEMREPQIVDRAAKICVAIDPLDGSSNIDINMTVGTIFSILPAPDDLGLAFHQRGSAQLAAGFVTYGPQTSLVLTLGDGVDVFTLDRTRSFRLARRGVQIPETADEFAINASNRRHWDAPVRAFVDECLAGVDGPANRNFNMRWVASLVAESYRILTRGGVFLYPSDARPGYGDGRLRLTYEAHPMAFIMEQAGGAASTGRERILDLAAHNLHQRVPLIMGSHHEVRRVEELHCDPLLVASVSAPLFARRGFFRL
- a CDS encoding LysR family transcriptional regulator, coding for MSAKEFSYNSHPATQLRHLTIRQLRSLAALSAKGSVTAASTHLGLTQPAVTQQLRQLQDLAGLPLVQRTGDGMLLTEAGKEVLALADRVEAAIADCQGALDLLAGRTGGTVHLGAVSTAKYFVPHAIAAFSQRYPKIEIKLTIGNREEIREAMHGYDLDFAVMGRPPADVTVDVRQLGRNPHIIVARKGHWLAKDSGLNLTDLVHETFLTREPGSGTRTLMEGMFQKSDLEPIIGMEMSSNETIKQAVIAGLGVAFISAHTVAHELAEGRLIILDVAGLPIVRQWYVIRRSDKVLLPPAQAMFDFLGSEGSNYLPDVPELRGR
- a CDS encoding glycosyltransferase family 87 protein → MPPRTFDLAHPSDSKRTMHVGAILAALAIAVLAKTAWFSGAGAQQPRGLVDFDDFYLVAQKVWSGDVAQAYQLDKLLQMQIETFGISNFMPWAYPPQFDLMIAPLALLPLGAAYLLFTAATLAFYLATLRLLAGNAFALLLVVLLPALAVTLDCGQNGFLTGGLIGLICLNVERKQIFAQIIAGLALAAMVIKPHLAATMVAYLVLTRRWMALATAAIVVLTSSLFCTLLFEPQIWTAFFGAIRDQAAYLAQGDLPLYRMISFYAALHSLGAAPSFAFAGQIIVASLALLSIVLAVAREAQPRTALGAATLASVMVTPYAYDYDLPIAGIGLALLLPDLLKAANARERGAIYGLIFVAGSYGMLLAAGLRLFYDPRTAVSPPLIPSLGGLAMVALLALVLLRLRLWPSPDPMAKASP
- a CDS encoding DUF4118 domain-containing protein, with the translated sequence MGRPETFFGPKMQPWSWQAFGFAVIVLAASAGFQGVCVLFGAQLYFAAFLPAVFIVGIVAGAPAAALAILLTVPLVWWAFMPPFFEFSPLTRADAHDINLFFLFSVLLIGLADLCRQTVTMINGGGLKATDKTVAPNSQ